A genomic window from Lotus japonicus ecotype B-129 chromosome 1, LjGifu_v1.2 includes:
- the LOC130734321 gene encoding probable indole-3-pyruvate monooxygenase YUCCA10, producing the protein MKDVSVIIVGAGPSGLSVAACLTKHSVPYTILEREDCPASLWKKHSFDRLHLHLKKQFCELPHKPFPPSFPPYVPKNQFLQYLDDYVSHFRITPLYFRIVVEAEYGDDDEKWRVKARNGDSGEVEEHEGRFLVVATGETSDPFVTDVEGLRSFPGRVLHSTKFKSGKEFKDEQVLVVGSGNSGMEIALDLHNHGAQTSIVIRSPVHVLSKEMVNSGLFLMKYLSLSTVDSLMVIASKMVYGDITNYGVARPNEGPFYMKVKYGKYPVIDTGTIHKIKSGDLKVFPSEICVSGKNVLLKNGELHPFDSSVFCTGFKRSTHKWLKGDDYLLNDDGLPKPSYPMHWKGNKGLYCVGLSRRGLYGAAADAENIANDIISSILKN; encoded by the exons AGTGTGATAATCGTCGGAGCAGGTCCTTCAGGCCTCTCTGTAGCAGCATGCCTCACAAAGCACTCTGTTCCATACACAATCCTTGAAAGGGAAGACTGTCCTGCTTCTCTGTGGAAGAAACACTCCTTCGATCGTCTTCACCTTCACCTCAAGAAGCAATTCTGTGAGCTTCCCCACAAGCCATTCCCACCTTCTTTTCCTCCATACGTCCCTAAGAATCAGTTCCTGCAGTACCTTGATGACTACGTTTCTCACTTCAGAATCACTCCTCTGTACTTCAGAATCGTGGTGGAGGCAGAGTATGGCGATGATGATGAGAAATGGAGGGTCAAGGCGAGGAATGGGGACTCCGGTGAGGTTGAGGAACATGAAGGGAGGTTTCTGGTGGTGGctact ggag AAACCAGTGACCCTTTTGTGACGGATGTGGAAGGGTTGAGGAGCTTTCCAGGGAGGGTGCTTCATTCTACAAAGTTCAAGTCTGGGAAGGAGTTCAAAGATGAGCAAGTTCTGGTTGTTGGGTCTGGGAATTCCGGCATGGAAATCGCGTTGGACCTGCACAATCACGGTGCTCAAACCTCCATTGTGATTCGAAGCCCG GTTCATGTTCTATCAAAGGAGATGGTGAATTCGGGGCTGTTTCTGATGAAGTATTTATCGTTAAGCACGGTGGACTCACTGATGGTGATAGCTAGCAAGATGGTTTATGGGGATATCACCAATTATGGTGTTGCAAGGCCCAATGAGGGTCCCTTTTACATGAAGGTCAAGTACGGCAAATACCCTGTTATTGACACTGGAACCATTCACAAAATCAAATCTGGAGACCTAAAG GTGTTCCCATCAGAAATATGCGTGAGCGGTAAGAATGTCCTATTAAAAAATGGTGAATTACACCCATTTGACTCTAGTGTTTTCTGCACCGGCTTCAAGAGATCAACTCACAAGTGGCTTAAG GGGGatgattaccttttgaatgATGATGGTCTTCCTAAGCCAAGCTACCCGATGCATTGGAAGGGAAACAAGGGTCTGTATTGCGTTGGACTGTCAAGGAGAGGTTTGTATGGAGCTGCCGCAGATGCTGAAAATATAGCAAATGATATAATTAGTTCCATCTTGAAAAATTAA
- the LOC130734322 gene encoding uncharacterized protein LOC130734322 isoform X2, which produces MSSVFLRSVEIDQAVVGIFILPSRIHHFCRPFDMIFHHGFGYFICHLKAMRASEAASTIERQVVNPLNESHGFDAALSMWRVPNLDYVAFLWCSTPQHIDYGGESLRMEVNVSRLFFAECRW; this is translated from the exons ATGTCTTCTGTTTTCCTTCGATCGGTTGAGATTGACCAG GCGGTGGTGGGGATTTTTATTCTTCCGTCCCGCATTCACCATTTTTGCAGACCATTCGATATGATCTTCCACCAT gggtttgggtatttTATCTGTCATCTAAAAGCGATGAGGGCGAGTGAAGCAGCAAGCACCATTGAACGCCAAGTGGTGAACCCTTTGAATGAGTCTCACGGTTTCGATGCTGCTCTTTCCATGTGGCGCGTTCCTAACCTCGATTATGTCGCGTTTCTTTGGTGTTCAACACCGCAGCACATTGATTATGGTGGTGAATCACTGCGCATGGAGGTCAATGTTAGTAGGTTGTTCTTCGCAGAATGCAG ATGGTGA
- the LOC130734322 gene encoding uncharacterized protein LOC130734322 isoform X1, whose translation MSSVFLRSVEIDQAVVGIFILPSRIHHFCRPFDMIFHHGFGYFICHLKAMRASEAASTIERQVVNPLNESHGFDAALSMWRVPNLDYVAFLWCSTPQHIDYGGESLRMEVNVSRLFFAECRLIHFPNISFALLDHSIILGIISVTIFPTEIPPCSFICCFCFFDIGHLLKNFLPFFFFGD comes from the exons ATGTCTTCTGTTTTCCTTCGATCGGTTGAGATTGACCAG GCGGTGGTGGGGATTTTTATTCTTCCGTCCCGCATTCACCATTTTTGCAGACCATTCGATATGATCTTCCACCAT gggtttgggtatttTATCTGTCATCTAAAAGCGATGAGGGCGAGTGAAGCAGCAAGCACCATTGAACGCCAAGTGGTGAACCCTTTGAATGAGTCTCACGGTTTCGATGCTGCTCTTTCCATGTGGCGCGTTCCTAACCTCGATTATGTCGCGTTTCTTTGGTGTTCAACACCGCAGCACATTGATTATGGTGGTGAATCACTGCGCATGGAGGTCAATGTTAGTAGGTTGTTCTTCGCAGAATGCAGGTTAATACATTTTCCAAACATTTCATTTGCTTTATTGGACCACTCTATTATCTTAGGCATTATTTCCGTAACTATCTTTCCAACAGAGATTCCTCCATGCTCCttcatttgttgtttttgtttttttgacatCGGACATCTTTTGAAGAACTTTCtcccgttttttttttttggagattGA